From a single Kryptolebias marmoratus isolate JLee-2015 linkage group LG17, ASM164957v2, whole genome shotgun sequence genomic region:
- the tdrkh gene encoding tudor and KH domain-containing protein isoform X2, which yields MQVQFPVYFGLSVTNLTRVAACFVSRNQNPFVLPAVRLVMDVVKESNKSSLTSGKMVALAAGLSVGATVGYMVYRHMSNTSNSQGSDTEESKITLPIEMYRNISRCQATFLDMVSQKSGARVRVLSELGEPGCKAAVCFQLQGSKEQILLARCVLENLVVDCEPVSEVLEVPQTSFGRIIGRGGESLKLITRTTGARVAFSKENSQNPAVHGKVSISGTRQDVKQAKEMILQKVKEDMMVRTKISQSSALRQKRHHTVMSQKLDCVKTESPLGLNNNCPVSDADRNEFVYTNGTTGDTKMKKLKVTDDQEEEEEEEESFFSESLSEVSKFEIPSPDLSFQPDEHLEVYVSASENPNHFWIQILGVRSLQLDKLTEEMNCFYSDGNSTEQRVETIVVGDIVAAPYRDHGTWNRAKVLGVLGSDVVDLYYVDFGDNGELPRTSLRRLRSDFLSLPFQAIECSLAGVRPKGDLWSEAALDDFERLAHCADWRPLQAKLYSYSHSEISSWPSVKLFDNSNGKTVDIGEELIRLGHAVSFQEVLNGRTEGDNLGCLQRMLDDVKGASSELSLSCISLSEAASISESIDDVTVDKLL from the exons GTTCTGCCTGCTGTGCGGCTCGTCATGGATGTTGTGAAAGAAAGTAATAAGAGCAGCCTGACTTCAGGGAAAATGGTGGCTCTGGCTGCGGGGCTCTCAGTCGGCGCCACAGTAGGATACATGGTGTACCGTCACATGAGCAACACCAGCAACA GTCAGGGCTCAGACACCGAAGAATCCAAAATTACTCTTCCTATAGAAATGTATAGGAACATATCTAGATGCCAAGCTACGTTTTTGGATATG GTGAGCCAGAAGTCTGGAGCTCGCGTGAGAGTTCTGTCAGAACTGGGGGAGCCTGGATGTAAAGCAGCTGTTTGCTTCCAGCTTCAGGGCTCCAAGGAACAGATCCTGCTCGCCCGCTGTGTCCTGGAGAACCTGGTCGTGGACTGTGAGCCAGTGTCTGAGGTTTTGGAGGTTCCTCAGACCTCGTTTGGACGCATCATAG GACGTGGAGGGGAGAGTTTAAAGCTCATCACTAGAACGACAGGAGCCCGGGTGGCCTTTTCCAAAGAGAACTCGCAGAACCCAGCGGTGCACGGCAAGGTGTCAATCTCAGGGACCAGGCAGGACGTGAAGCAGGCCAAG GAGATGATTCTCCAAAAAGTCAAAGAGGACATGATGGTCAGAACAAAAATCTCCCAGTCATCTGCCCTCCGCCAGAAACGCCATCACACAGTGATGAGTCAAAAGCTGGACTGCGTGAAGACCGAGTCACCACTAGGTTTGAACAACAATTGTCCCGTCTCCGACGCAGATAGGAATGAATTTGTCTACACCAATGGAACCACAGGAGATACCAAGATGAAGAAGCTCAAAGTGACAGAtgaccaggaggaggaggaggaggaggaggagagtttCTTCTCAGAGTCACTCTCTGAAGTGTCCAAGTTTGAAA TTCCTAGCCCAGACCTGAGCTTCCAGCCGGATGAACACTTAGAGGTTTATGTTTCTGCGTCGGAGAACCCAAACCACTTCTGGATCCAGATCCTGGGTGTTCGCTCCCTCCAGCTGGACAAGCTGACAGAGGAGATGAACTGCTTTTACAGTGATGGAAACTCAACA GAGCAGCGAGTCGAGACAATTGTTGTTGGGGACATCGTGGCAGCTCCGTACCGAGACCATGGTACGTGGAACAGGGCCAAGGTGCTGGGAGTCCTGGGCTCAGATGTAGTAGACCTTTACTATGTAGACTTTGGCGACAATGGGGAGCTGCCTCGAACCAGCCTGCGGCGCTTAAG GAGCGACTTCCTCAGCTTACCATTCCAAGCCATTGAGTGCAGTTTAGCAGGAGTGAGGCCAAAAG GAGACTTGTGGTCCGAGGCAGCCCTGGATGACTTTGAAAGGCTGGCGCATTGCGctgattggagacccctgcagGCCAAACTCTACAGTTACTCCCACTCTGAGATCTCCTCCTGGCCCAGTGTCAAGCTCTTTGACAATAGCAACGGAAAG ACTGTGGACATTGGTGAGGAGCTCATACGACTGGGGCATGCAGTCAGCTTCCAGGAAGTGTTAAATGGGAGAACGGAGGGGGACAATCTTGGCTGTCTCCAAAGAATGTTG GACGATGTAAAAGGAGCTTCTTCAGAGCTCAGTCTTTCTTGTATCAGTTTATCAG AAGCTGCGTCAATCTCAGAAAGTATTGATGATGTCACGGTGGACAAGCTGCTCTGA
- the tdrkh gene encoding tudor and KH domain-containing protein isoform X1, with amino-acid sequence MQVQFPVYFGLSVTNLTRVAACFVSRNQNPFVLPAVRLVMDVVKESNKSSLTSGKMVALAAGLSVGATVGYMVYRHMSNTSNSQGSDTEESKITLPIEMYRNISRCQATFLDMVSQKSGARVRVLSELGEPGCKAAVCFQLQGSKEQILLARCVLENLVVDCEPVSEVLEVPQTSFGRIIGRGGESLKLITRTTGARVAFSKENSQNPAVHGKVSISGTRQDVKQAKEMILQKVKEDMMVRTKISQSSALRQKRHHTVMSQKLDCVKTESPLGLNNNCPVSDADRNEFVYTNGTTGDTKMKKLKVTDDQEEEEEEEESFFSESLSEVSKFEIPSPDLSFQPDEHLEVYVSASENPNHFWIQILGVRSLQLDKLTEEMNCFYSDGNSTEQRVETIVVGDIVAAPYRDHGTWNRAKVLGVLGSDVVDLYYVDFGDNGELPRTSLRRLRSDFLSLPFQAIECSLAGVRPKGDLWSEAALDDFERLAHCADWRPLQAKLYSYSHSEISSWPSVKLFDNSNGKTVDIGEELIRLGHAVSFQEVLNGRTEGDNLGCLQRMLVLKCLESLTKKDLITSTEWWKLNQTDDVKGASSELSLSCISLSEAASISESIDDVTVDKLL; translated from the exons GTTCTGCCTGCTGTGCGGCTCGTCATGGATGTTGTGAAAGAAAGTAATAAGAGCAGCCTGACTTCAGGGAAAATGGTGGCTCTGGCTGCGGGGCTCTCAGTCGGCGCCACAGTAGGATACATGGTGTACCGTCACATGAGCAACACCAGCAACA GTCAGGGCTCAGACACCGAAGAATCCAAAATTACTCTTCCTATAGAAATGTATAGGAACATATCTAGATGCCAAGCTACGTTTTTGGATATG GTGAGCCAGAAGTCTGGAGCTCGCGTGAGAGTTCTGTCAGAACTGGGGGAGCCTGGATGTAAAGCAGCTGTTTGCTTCCAGCTTCAGGGCTCCAAGGAACAGATCCTGCTCGCCCGCTGTGTCCTGGAGAACCTGGTCGTGGACTGTGAGCCAGTGTCTGAGGTTTTGGAGGTTCCTCAGACCTCGTTTGGACGCATCATAG GACGTGGAGGGGAGAGTTTAAAGCTCATCACTAGAACGACAGGAGCCCGGGTGGCCTTTTCCAAAGAGAACTCGCAGAACCCAGCGGTGCACGGCAAGGTGTCAATCTCAGGGACCAGGCAGGACGTGAAGCAGGCCAAG GAGATGATTCTCCAAAAAGTCAAAGAGGACATGATGGTCAGAACAAAAATCTCCCAGTCATCTGCCCTCCGCCAGAAACGCCATCACACAGTGATGAGTCAAAAGCTGGACTGCGTGAAGACCGAGTCACCACTAGGTTTGAACAACAATTGTCCCGTCTCCGACGCAGATAGGAATGAATTTGTCTACACCAATGGAACCACAGGAGATACCAAGATGAAGAAGCTCAAAGTGACAGAtgaccaggaggaggaggaggaggaggaggagagtttCTTCTCAGAGTCACTCTCTGAAGTGTCCAAGTTTGAAA TTCCTAGCCCAGACCTGAGCTTCCAGCCGGATGAACACTTAGAGGTTTATGTTTCTGCGTCGGAGAACCCAAACCACTTCTGGATCCAGATCCTGGGTGTTCGCTCCCTCCAGCTGGACAAGCTGACAGAGGAGATGAACTGCTTTTACAGTGATGGAAACTCAACA GAGCAGCGAGTCGAGACAATTGTTGTTGGGGACATCGTGGCAGCTCCGTACCGAGACCATGGTACGTGGAACAGGGCCAAGGTGCTGGGAGTCCTGGGCTCAGATGTAGTAGACCTTTACTATGTAGACTTTGGCGACAATGGGGAGCTGCCTCGAACCAGCCTGCGGCGCTTAAG GAGCGACTTCCTCAGCTTACCATTCCAAGCCATTGAGTGCAGTTTAGCAGGAGTGAGGCCAAAAG GAGACTTGTGGTCCGAGGCAGCCCTGGATGACTTTGAAAGGCTGGCGCATTGCGctgattggagacccctgcagGCCAAACTCTACAGTTACTCCCACTCTGAGATCTCCTCCTGGCCCAGTGTCAAGCTCTTTGACAATAGCAACGGAAAG ACTGTGGACATTGGTGAGGAGCTCATACGACTGGGGCATGCAGTCAGCTTCCAGGAAGTGTTAAATGGGAGAACGGAGGGGGACAATCTTGGCTGTCTCCAAAGAATGTTG GTCTTAAAGTGCTTGGagtcactgacaaaaaaagacttaatcACCTCGACAGAGTGGtggaaattaaatcaaact GACGATGTAAAAGGAGCTTCTTCAGAGCTCAGTCTTTCTTGTATCAGTTTATCAG AAGCTGCGTCAATCTCAGAAAGTATTGATGATGTCACGGTGGACAAGCTGCTCTGA